The following are encoded together in the Lactuca sativa cultivar Salinas chromosome 1, Lsat_Salinas_v11, whole genome shotgun sequence genome:
- the LOC111919870 gene encoding serine carboxypeptidase-like 2: MEKSKHILISLLIIFAPFIRASNSSSIIKRLPGFDGDLPFKLETGYIGVGKDEAVQIFYYFVESERNPSEDPFLLYLTGGPGTSVLYSMMYQIGPLNFNLETSTDDNITLTLNPYPWNKVANMLFIDAPAGAGFSYSTTYEGTICSDSLLASYAYDFLRKWFTDHPSFLSNPFYVSGISYMGIIIPNVALHVYNGNERGNQPQLNIKGVISVSPLTDKFSDFNSRFEFAHRLSLISDDIYESTTQTCKGNYVINDLHNILCANNLQWVNECTSRINLENILDPLCDTTYQDPTCREARYLLIGIWANQKDVQKALNVREGTIEKWVIKNESLHYDLGKKDTTCYSYDVFSTIPIHKKLLAKKCQYLIICGDHDMTFPHVGTERWIRSLNLPVEKKWAPWFVNNQIAGYQMTYALSEYTLKYATIKGAGHGVALYKPEEALTMVDGWLASQKYLSDS, encoded by the exons ATGGAAAAATCCAAACACATTCTGATTTCGCTTTTGATAATCTTTGCACCTTTCATACGTGCATCAAACTCAAGCTCAATCATCAAGAGACTTCCAGGTTTTGATGGTGATCTTCCTTTCAAACTGGAAACCGG ATACATTGGAGTTGGAAAAGATGAAGCAGTGCAGATCTTTTACTACTTCGTTGAGTCCGAAAGAAACCCCTCCGAAGACCCTTTTCTTCTTTACCTCACTGGTGGGCCCGGCACTTCGGTACTTTATTCCATGATGTATCAAATAG GTCCACTTAATTTCAATTTGGAAACTTCAACGGATGATAACATTACATTGACATTAAATCCATATCCATGGAATAAG GTTGCTAATATGTTATTCATAGATGCACCAGCGGGAGCAGGGTTCTCATATTCTACAACATACGAAGGAACGATTTGCAGTGATTCCCTTCTAGCTTCATATGCTTATGATTTTCTACGAAAG TGGTTTACGGATCATCCTAGTTTTTTGAGCAATCCGTTCTACGTATCGGGGATTTCATACATGGGGATTATCATACCAAATGTTGCTTTGCATGTATATAATG GCAATGAACGTGGAAATCAACCACAACTCAATATTAAA GGGGTCATTAGTGTTTCTCCATTAACTGATAAATTCAGTGATTTTAATTCAAGATTTGAGTTTGCTCATCGGCTATCATTAATATCAGACGATATTTATGAG TCTACAACACAAACATGTAAGGGTAACTATGTAATCAATGATTTACACAACATCCTTTGTGCAAATAATCTCCAATGGGTGAATGAG TGCACAAGCAGGATTAACTTAGAGAATATATTGGATCCGTTGTGTGACACAACATATCAAGACCCAACTTGCAGA GAAGCTAGGTATCTACTCATTGGGATATGGGCAAATCAAAAAGACGTTCAGAAAGCTCTCAATGTTCGTGAG GGAACAATAGAAAAATGGGTGATTAAAAATGAGAGTCTTCATTATGATTTAGGGAAAAAGGACACAACATGTTACTCTTACGATGTTTTCAGCACAATCCCCATCCACAAAAAACTACTTGCCAAGAAATGCCAATACTTGATCATATG TGGTGATCATGACATGACATTTCCACATGTGGGCACAGAGAGGTGGATAAGAAGTCTCAATCTTCCAGTTGAAAAGAAATGGGCACCATGGTTTGTTAATAACCAGATCGCAGG ATATCAGATGACATATGCATTGAGTGAATACACGTTAAAATATGCGACTATAAAG GGTGCAGGCCATGGAGTGGCATTGTACAAGCCTGAAGAAGCTTTGACCATGGTGGATGGGTGGCTTGCATCTCAAAAATATTTAAGTGACTCTTAA